The following coding sequences are from one Lolium rigidum isolate FL_2022 chromosome 6, APGP_CSIRO_Lrig_0.1, whole genome shotgun sequence window:
- the LOC124663556 gene encoding pentatricopeptide repeat-containing protein At4g13650-like has protein sequence MASLPLPVLLHAPLSYHHAPTLSRTAISPHLTRLAAHSSHSHANARLRTNAQADELRSHAAALQDCAVRRALRCGQQLHARLLRSALQPDTFLLDSLLNMYCKCGRLLDARRVFDGMPHRDIVAWTTMVSAHAAAGDSEEALNLFCQMIQQGLTPNGFTLASVLKACSVGSHSKFTHQVHGQVVKLQGLDDPYVGSSLVESYTSCGEVDAAETVLLGLPERSDVSWNALLNEYARRGDYGRVMQVFDKLAESGDEISKYTLPTVLKCCMELCLARSGQAVHALVIKRGLETDNVLSNCLIEMYSRCLSADEAYEVFARIDEPDVVHCSAIISSFGRHDMAREAVDLFVKMADMGVIPNQYTFVCVAGVASRTGDAKLCRSVHALIVKSGFSVAKLVADAILSMYVKVGAVQDATVAFHLMRQPDTFSWNTFLSGFYSESNGEQGLRIFKHMTCEGVLANKYTYVGVLRCCTSLMNLRYGTQVHACLLKSGLQSDTDVSRVLLDMYAQSGCLTSARLVFDQLKERDDFTWTVIMSGYAKTEESEKVIEYFRSMLQENRRPNDVTLAVSLGVCSDMASLGSGLQLHCWAIKSGWNSSVVSGALVDMYAKCGSITDAERLFYESETRDQVAWNTIICAYSQHGHGYKALDAFKQMVNDGKRPDDITFVGVLSACSHAGLLDEGRKYFKLLSSVYGITPTMEHYACMIDILSKAGRLAEAESLINTMPLTPDSSIWRTILGACRIHGNTEVAKRAAEKLFELEPQDVSSSILLSNIYADLGRWSDVNRLRNMLLDRGIKKEPGCSWIEVNGQIHVFLSQDGYPKY, from the coding sequence ATGGCTTCCCTCCCTCTACCCGTTCTTCTCCACGCTCCATTGTCCTACCACCACGCTCCTACTTTATCACGGACCGCCATTTCTCCACACCTGACGCGACTCGCGGCGCACTCATCTCATTCCCACGCAAATGCGCGCCTCCGCACCAACGCGCAAGCCGATGAGCTCCGGTCCCACGCAGCGGCGCTGCAGGACTGCGCCGTCCGCCGAGCGCTCCGCTGCGGTCAGCAGCTCCACGCGCGGCTGCTCCGCTCCGCGCTGCAGCCGGACACGTTCCTCCTCGACTCGCTCCTCAACATGTACTGCAAGTGCGGCCGCCTGCTGGACGCACGAAGGGTGTTCGATGGAATGCCGCACAGAGACATCGTCGCCTGGACCACCATGGTATCCGCTCACGCCGCCGCGGGAGACTCCGAAGAGGCTCTGAATCTGTTTTGCCAGATGATTCAACAAGGACTCACTCCTAACGGCTTCACGCTCGCTTCGGTGCTTAAGGCCTGCTCGGTGGGTTCACACTCCAAGTTTACGCATCAGGTGCATGGTCAGGTGGTTAAGTTGCAAGGTTTGGACGACCCCTATGTTGGTTCCTCTCTGGTTGAATCTTACACGAGCTGCGGGGAGGTGGACGCTGCTGAGACAGTGCTGTTGGGCTTGCCCGAACGAAGCGACGTGTCATGGAATGCTCTGCTCAACGAGTATGCTCGGCGCGGCGACTACGGAAGGGTCATGCAGGTTTTCGATAAGTTGGCGGAATCCGGTGATGAGATAAGCAAGTATACTTTGCCTACTGTTCTCAAATGTTGTATGGAGCTCTGTCTCGCAAGATCTGGTCAGGCTGTTCATGCTCTGGTGATCAAGAGAGGGCTGGAAACCGATAATGTTCTGAGCAATTGCCTCATCGAAATGTACTCGAGGTGTCTATCTGCTGATGAGGCCTACGAAGTCTTTGCCAGGATAGATGAGCCTGATGTGGTGCATTGCAGTGCCATAATCTCTTCTTTCGGTCGACATGATATGGCTCGGGAAGCAGTTGATCTTTTCGTAAAGATGGCAGACATGGGAGTCATACCAAACCAATATACTTTTGTCTGCGTTGCGGGTGTTGCATCGAGAACTGGTGACGCAAAACTTTGTCGCAGTGTTCATGCACTTATTGTGAAAAGTGGATTTTCTGTGGCGAAATTAGTGGCTGATGCCATTCTAAGTATGTATGTGAAAGTTGGTGCTGTTCAAGATGCGACTGTCGCTTTTCATCTTATGCGTCAGCCTGACACATTCTCGTGGAACACATTTCTCTCCGGATTTTATAGCGAAAGCAACGGTGAGCAAGGTTTGAGGATTTTCAAGCACATGACTTGCGAAGGCGTTTTAGCCAACAAGTATACTTATGTAGGCGTTTTGAGATGCTGCACTAGTTTGATGAACCTGAGGTATGGTACTCAGGTTCATGCATGTCTTCTGAAAAGTGGGTTGCAAAGCGATACTGATGTTTCCAGAGTGCTTCTTGACATGTATGCACAATCAGGCTGCTTGACAAGTGCGCGCCTGGTATTTGATCAACTGAAAGAGAGAGATGATTTCACTTGGACAGTGATTATGTCAGGATATGCTAAAACGGAGGAGTCTGAGAAGGTGATTGAATATTTCCGTTCAATGTTGCAAGAAAACAGAAGGCCTAATGATGTCACACTAGCAGTTTCTTTGGGTGTTTGCTCTGATATGGCATCCTTAGGCAGCGGGCTCCAGCTTCATTGCTGGGCCATCAAGTCTGGCTGGAACAGTTCAGTCGTTTCTGGTGCTCTAGTTGACATGTATGCGAAGTGTGGGAGCATAACAGATGCTGAGAGGCTATTTTACGAGTCAGAAACACGTGATCAAGTTGCATGGAATACAATCATATGTGCTTATTCTCAACATGGTCATGGATACAAGGCACTGGATGCATTCAAGCAGATGGTAAATGATGGGAAAAGACCAGATGATATCACATTTGTAGGTGTTCTCTCAGCGTGTAGCCATGCAGGATTGCTTGATGAGGGAAGGAAGTATTTCAAATTGTTGAGTAGTGTATATGGAATTACTCCTACGATGGAGCACTATGCTTGCATGATTGATATTCTGTCGAAGGCTGGAAGACTAGCTGAGGCTGAATCTCTTATCAATACGATGCCATTGACCCCAGATTCATCCATATGGAGGACCATTTTGGGAGCATGCAGGATACATGGAAATACCGAGGTTGCTAAGAGAGCAGCAGAAAAATTGTTTGAGTTAGAGCCACAAGATGTTTCTTCTTCCATATTGTTGTCAAACATTTATGCAGATTTAGGAAGGTGGAGTGATGTCAATAGGCTTAGGAATATGCTACTGGATCGTGGAATAAAAAAGGAACCAGGGTGTAGCTGGATTGAAGTCAATGGCCAGATTCACGTATTCCTGTCGCAAGATGGATATCCAAAGTATTAG
- the LOC124666711 gene encoding thiamine phosphate phosphatase-like protein — MATAAAAAAVVVVFDFDKTIIEWDSDDWVITKLGAADAFNRLRPTMRWNSLMDRMMGELHAQGRSADDIRECLRSAPLDAHVLSAIRTASALGCDLKVVSDANAFFIETVLEHHGVLGCFSVINTNPARVDADGRLRISPFHDPTSSPHGCSLCPENMCKGKIIERIQATDSAKNKQFIYIGDGKGDYCPSLKLSEGDYVMPKENYPLWNLIRSNPQLIKAEVHPWCNGEELERILLKLVNKLVTPPAQVSQLDYKCEMSNPVPTDVGHNQTLPVPN; from the exons atggccaccgccgccgccgccgccgccgtggtggTGGTGTTCGACTTCGACAAGACCATCATCGAGTGGGACAGCGACGACTGGGTCATCACCAAGCTCGGCGCCGCCGACGCCTTCAACCGCCTGCGCCCCACCATGCGCTGGAACTCCCTCATG GACAGGATGATGGGGGAGCTCCACGCGCAGGGGAGGTCGGCCGACGACATCCGCGAGTGCCTCAGGAGCGCGCCGCTCGACGCGCACGTCCTCTCCGCCATCAGAACGGCGTCGGCATTAGG GTGTGATTTGAAGGTGGTGAGCGACGCCAACGCCTTCTTCATCGAGACCGTCCTGGAGCACCACGGGGTCCTCGGCTGCTTCTCCGTGATCAACACCAACCCCGCGCGTGTGGACGCCGACGGGAGGCTGAGGATCTCGCCCTTCCATGACCCTACCAGCTCGCCCCATGGATGCAGCCTGTGTCCTGAGAACATGTGCAAG GGCAAGATCATCGAGAGGATTCAGGCAACAGACAGTGCCAAGAACAAGCAATTCATCTATATTGGCGATGGGAAGGGGGATTACTGTCCCTCCCTTAAGCTAAGCGAAGGGGACTATGTCATGCCAAAGGAGAATTACCCCCTCTGGAATCTCATCAGGAGCAATCCGCAGCTTATCAAAGCTGAGGTTCACCCATGGTGTAATGGCGAAGAACTCGAAAGGATCCTACTTAAGTTGGTCAACAAGCTAGTCACTCCACCTGCACAAGTATCCCAGTTGGACTACAAATGCGAGATGAGCAATCCGGTACCAACTGATGTAGGTCATAATCAGACTCTCCCTGTCCCAAATTGA
- the LOC124663557 gene encoding uncharacterized protein LOC124663557: MDGWHNSFPGNGRKELMHSLGVGGGAKEASPLPDLWTGGLVCAFEFVRGHGFGSPPNLSRNNSSQYPKDLSAMDPKTLCLGDGEEPRPRCKQHGTASPAAAECYWAPIGWRRITELVEMVEGDYAAWDGQGMSGLMDGGDDGQCCDITVADVAAPYWQRPAGPTWWCHVTAGHPAVDAWLAGARWLHPAIRVALRDESMLISEKMKHLLYEVPVRVAGGLLFELLGQSVGDPAGDEDDIPIVLRAWQAQKFLITALHVKGSAHNINVIGVTEVQELLSAGGSTAPKSIHEVIAHLASRLARWDDRLWRKYVFGEADEIELKFVNRRNQEDLNLLCIIFNQDIRRLATQVIRVKWSLHAREEIIFELLQYLRGNTTKSLLEAIRKDTRQMIEEQEAVRGRLFTIQDVMQSTVRAWLQDRSLRITHNLTIFGGCGLILSIITGLFGINVDGIPGAKNTPYAFALFSGLLFLIGVLLIILGIIYFGLQKPISDEQVEVRKLELQQLVSMFQHEAETHAKVREGVLRSDLPPKAADLIYDKVRKLGRYFSFKAKSDPALQGYHLVSLCTL, translated from the exons ATGGACGGGTGGCACAACagcttccccggcaacggcaggaAAGAGCTCATGCACAGCctgggcgtgggcggcggcgccaAGGAAGCGTCGCCGCTGCCCGACCTGTGGACCGGCGGCCTCGTCTGCGCCTTCGAGTTCGTCCGCGGCCACGGCTTCGGTAGCCCGCCCAACCTCTCCCGGAACAACTCCTCGCAGTATCCCAAGGACCTCTCAGCCATGGATCCCAAAACACTGTGTTTGGGGGACGGCGAGGAGCCGAGGCCACGGTGCAAGCAGCACGGGACGGCGTCGCCAGCGGCAGCGGAGTGCTACTGGGCGCCTATCGGGTGGAGGAGGATAACGGAgttggtggagatggtggagggtGACTACGCGGCGTGGGACGGGCAGGGGATGAGCGGCCTCatggacggcggcgacgacggtcaGTGCTGCGACATAACGGTCGCCGATGTTGCCGCGCCGTACTGGCAGCGGCCGGCGGGGCCAACCTGGTGGTGCCACGTCACGGCAGGGCACCCGGCGGTGGACGCGTGGCTCGCCGGCGCGCGGTGGCTGCACCCGGCGATCCGCGTGGCTCTCAGGGACGAGAGCATGCTCATCAGTGAGAAGATGAAGCACCTGCTCTATGAG GTCCCAGTTAGAGTTGCAGGAGGCTTGCTCTTCGAGCTATTGGGTCAGTCTGTTGGCGATCCAGCTGGTGACGAAGATGATATTCCCATTGTGCTCCGTGCATGGCAAGCTCAAAAATTTCTTATAACAGCCCTTCATGTGAAAGGTTCTGCGCATAACATTAACGTTATAGGTGTCACAGAGGTTCAG GAGCTTCTTTCTGCCGGTGGAAGCACAGCTCCTAAAAGTATTCATGAAGTTATAGCGCATTTGGCCTCCCGGCTTGCTCGATGGGACGACAG GTTGTGGCGCAAATATGTGTTTGGTGAAGCTGATGAAATTGAACTCAAATTTGTAAACAG GAGAAACCAAGAAGACCTGAACCTTCTGTGCATAATATTTAACCAGGACATTAGAAGATTAGCTACTCAG GTTATTAGAGTGAAATGGTCACTGCATGCTAGAGAGGAGATAATATTTGAGCTGCTCCAGTATCTGAGGGGTAACACCACAAAGTCCTTACTTGAAGCTATCAGGAAAGACACAAGACAAATGATTGAAGAGCAAGAGGCCGTCCGTGGTCGGTTGTTCACCATCCAGGATGTGATGCAGAGCACGGTGCGTGCCTGGTTGCAG GACAGGAGCCTTCGCATTACGCATAACCTGACCATTTTTGGTGGGTGTGGCCTCATTCTGTCCATCATCACCGGATTGTTTGGAATCAATGTCGACGGGATACCGGGAGCTAAAAACACTCCTTACGCTTTTGCATTGTTCTCTGGTCTGCTCTTCCTGATAGGGGTCCTGTTGATCATTCTCGGGATCATCTACTTCGGGCTGCAGAAACCAATCAGCGATGAGCAGGTGGAGGTGAGAAAGTTGGAGCTCCAGCAGCTAGTCTCCATGTTCCAGCACGAAGCCGAAACACATGCCAAAGTGAGAGAAGGCGTCTTGAGGAGCGACTTGCCTCCTAAAGCTGCTGATCTCATCTATGATAAAG TGCGTAAACTTGGAAGGTACTTCTCATTCAAAGCGAAGAGTGATCCAGCGCTCCAAGGTTACCACTTGGTTTCCCTTTGCACCCTGTAG